Part of the Halopenitus persicus genome is shown below.
TCGTACGATTCCCCGCCGGCACCCCGTCTTCGGATTCGCCAACAGGGTTATTTCCCGTCCGTCCATACGGCTGAGTATGCGAGTAGTTAACATAGGATACGGACGGGTCGGGTCCCGAACGGCCCGCGTCCTGACCGAGGAGGGACACGCGGTCACCGTCGTCGAGTCCGATCCCGACAGGGCGCGTCGAGCCCGCGATGATGGGTTCGAGGTCATCGAAGGGGACGGCTCCCGAGAGGACGTCCTGGAGTCGGCCGGGATCGACGCAGCCGACGCGCTCGGCGCGCTCACCGGCAATCTCAACACCAACTTCGCGGCGTGCATGATCGCGAACCACTACGGCTGTCGGACCGTGATGCGCATCGACGAGGACTACCGCGAGGACATCTACCGGAAGTACGCCGACGAAGTCGACGAGGTCGTCTACCCCGAACGGCTCGGCGCGATCGCCGCGAAGAACGCCCTCCTCGGCGGCAGCATCCAGGCGATCGCCGACATCGCCCAGCATCTGCAGGTGCTCCTCATCACCGTGACCGCGGACTCCCCGATGCGCGGGTACACGCTCTCCGAGGTTGCCCTCCCCGGTGAGGCACGAATCCTCGCGTTCGGCAAGGGCGACGAACAGCTCGGCATCCCGCTTCCCGACGACTCCCTCGAGGCCGGCGACCGCATCGCCATCCTCGCCGATTACTCCGTCCTCGACGACGTCCGCCAGCTGCTCGTCGGGGACGTCGAACCGACCACCAGGGCGATGGCCGGAGGGGACCGATGAGCGTCACCGCGTACGTGATGGTGAAGGCGAACACCGGAGAGGCCGACCGGCTGAAAGCCGACCTGGCGGCGCTCGAGGGCGTCGAAACCGTCAGCATCGTGGCCGGCGACGTCGACTTCATCGTCACCGTCGCCGTGGAGACCCCGTCCGACGTCAAGGACGTCGCCGCAACGGCCATCCAGGAGCTCGACGGCGTCGAGAGCACGCGAACCTACGTCGCGATGGAGTGACGCCCAAATCGGCTCCCGAACCGACTCCCGAACCGACCCCGATCCTCCGGACCTTTTTCATACAGCACGAATCAGCCGTCCCGTGACGTGAGACACGCCCCGGCACGGGCCAGACGGGTGCGCGGCATCCCGTCCGGGGACCGAAAGCAGCCGCCTGCTCGCCAGGACCAGCGCAGCGCCGCCGGTCGTCCAACCACCCAGCGTCGGCTCAGATCCCGCCGTCGTT
Proteins encoded:
- a CDS encoding potassium channel family protein, which gives rise to MRVVNIGYGRVGSRTARVLTEEGHAVTVVESDPDRARRARDDGFEVIEGDGSREDVLESAGIDAADALGALTGNLNTNFAACMIANHYGCRTVMRIDEDYREDIYRKYADEVDEVVYPERLGAIAAKNALLGGSIQAIADIAQHLQVLLITVTADSPMRGYTLSEVALPGEARILAFGKGDEQLGIPLPDDSLEAGDRIAILADYSVLDDVRQLLVGDVEPTTRAMAGGDR
- a CDS encoding Lrp/AsnC family transcriptional regulator, whose translation is MSVTAYVMVKANTGEADRLKADLAALEGVETVSIVAGDVDFIVTVAVETPSDVKDVAATAIQELDGVESTRTYVAME